Proteins encoded in a region of the Deltaproteobacteria bacterium GWC2_65_14 genome:
- a CDS encoding Flp pilus assembly protein CpaB, whose protein sequence is MRFWKRKGEGSSSSAAWNRRIRTVAPLAAGIVLTVLAVSAARQRIASLEREIRERNEPVEIMVAAEPIPARGTLSGVNLAKKALPASGAGSRNIPAAEFERILGTRIRWEIEPGEPILWSDLEDPKAEGSLSRTIPAGRRAITVDADPRSSFSGLLRPGDRVDILHEREAGTGFRPLLYEIPVVAVDRLLRDPQETEERAEPSTLTLSVLPEESIRLAHAAHNGKLQYLLRNPGDHSRPKRSARPARRMQHVEILKGGVPEERIPVTGGEPS, encoded by the coding sequence TTGCGTTTCTGGAAACGGAAGGGGGAGGGTTCCTCCTCCTCCGCCGCGTGGAACCGTAGGATCCGGACCGTCGCTCCGCTTGCGGCGGGGATCGTTCTGACCGTGCTGGCCGTCTCCGCCGCCCGCCAGCGGATCGCGTCTCTGGAACGGGAGATCCGGGAGCGGAACGAGCCGGTGGAAATCATGGTCGCCGCGGAACCGATCCCGGCGAGGGGAACCCTCTCCGGGGTCAATCTGGCGAAAAAGGCGCTCCCCGCCTCCGGGGCGGGAAGCCGGAACATCCCGGCGGCCGAATTCGAACGGATCCTGGGGACACGGATCCGGTGGGAGATCGAGCCGGGCGAACCGATCCTGTGGAGCGATCTCGAGGATCCGAAGGCGGAGGGAAGCCTCTCCCGTACGATCCCGGCCGGCAGGCGCGCCATCACGGTGGACGCCGACCCCCGCTCCTCCTTCTCCGGGCTCCTCCGTCCTGGAGACCGTGTCGACATCCTCCACGAACGGGAAGCGGGAACCGGCTTCAGGCCGCTGCTGTACGAAATCCCGGTCGTAGCGGTCGATCGCCTCCTCCGCGATCCGCAGGAGACGGAAGAGCGCGCGGAGCCCTCCACGCTCACCCTTTCCGTCCTTCCCGAGGAAAGCATCCGCCTCGCCCACGCCGCGCATAACGGAAAGCTCCAGTACCTCCTCCGCAATCCCGGGGACCACTCCCGGCCGAAACGATCCGCCCGTCCCGCCCGGAGGATGCAGCATGTCGAGATCCTGAAGGGCGGCGTCCCCGAGGAGCGGATTCCGGTCACCGGAGGCGAACCGTCATGA
- a CDS encoding histidine kinase: MSTEENAALYRRIVEGIPDAVVFADREGIIRLWNGGAEAMFGFRADEALGRSLDLIIPEKMRKRHWEGYYKVMETGVTRYGKELLSVPGIRKDGSRVSLEFSVALIPGDDGSMQGIVAVLRDVTERWMKEKDLKERITLLEKKT, from the coding sequence ATGTCGACCGAGGAAAACGCGGCGCTTTATCGCCGGATCGTGGAAGGGATACCCGACGCCGTCGTCTTCGCGGACAGGGAAGGGATCATCCGTTTGTGGAACGGGGGAGCCGAGGCGATGTTCGGTTTCCGCGCGGACGAGGCGTTGGGCCGGTCGCTGGACCTGATCATTCCCGAGAAGATGCGGAAGCGGCACTGGGAAGGCTACTACAAGGTAATGGAAACGGGGGTCACCCGGTACGGGAAGGAGCTTCTCTCGGTTCCCGGTATCCGGAAGGACGGGTCCAGGGTCTCCCTGGAGTTCTCCGTGGCCTTGATACCCGGGGATGACGGGTCCATGCAGGGGATCGTCGCGGTGTTGCGCGACGTTACCGAGCGGTGGATGAAGGAAAAAGACCTGAAGGAACGCATTACATTACTTGAGAAAAAGACTTGA
- a CDS encoding type II secretion system protein GspN: protein MTGRRIAWGRGFLFALGGLLFLLIFLFVLSLSLPGEAILSMVRPHLAKAGMNLSAEEVRFAFPVSVRMRNADLLLPQGESIRLDSVDASFEPLGLFRGLPFRVTVRKGFGSAEVRTSPAFWNPGRLQMRLSRIDHDALTPPLAPRSDFDFSLTSGELRGKQSDGALTGNGSASLSLLRIPIPSRESPVREAEIRDAEIRFALRGGTLHVSSFTGSYEGARVEGTGEVERVFTPLQSTVTLHLTIVNPLEGKVATLFDLVAKNAKNGTLRITGTPFAPRGEFRFF from the coding sequence TTGACGGGTAGACGGATCGCCTGGGGGCGTGGGTTTCTGTTCGCCCTGGGAGGACTCCTCTTTCTCCTGATCTTCCTGTTCGTCCTCTCGCTGAGCCTTCCGGGGGAAGCGATCCTGTCGATGGTCCGCCCCCACCTCGCGAAGGCCGGGATGAATCTGTCCGCGGAAGAGGTCCGCTTCGCATTTCCCGTATCCGTCCGGATGCGCAACGCCGACCTGTTGCTGCCGCAGGGAGAATCGATCCGCCTCGACTCGGTGGATGCCTCGTTCGAACCGCTGGGCCTGTTCCGCGGTCTGCCGTTCCGGGTCACGGTCCGCAAGGGATTCGGCTCCGCGGAAGTGCGCACCTCCCCGGCTTTCTGGAACCCGGGCAGGTTGCAGATGCGCCTGTCCCGGATCGACCACGACGCGCTGACTCCCCCCCTGGCCCCTCGTTCCGACTTCGATTTTTCCCTGACATCCGGCGAACTCCGCGGGAAACAAAGCGACGGTGCCCTCACCGGAAACGGTTCCGCGAGCCTCTCCCTCCTGCGCATACCGATCCCCTCCCGGGAGTCGCCGGTCCGGGAGGCGGAGATCCGGGACGCGGAGATCCGCTTCGCGCTGCGCGGCGGCACCCTCCACGTCTCCTCGTTCACCGGGAGCTACGAGGGGGCCCGGGTCGAGGGAACCGGGGAAGTCGAACGTGTGTTCACCCCCCTCCAGTCGACGGTCACCCTCCACCTGACGATCGTGAACCCGCTGGAGGGGAAGGTCGCGACGCTGTTTGACCTGGTGGCGAAAAACGCCAAGAATGGTACCCTGAGGATCACGGGGACCCCCTTCGCGCCACGGGGGGAATTCCGGTTCTTCTAA
- a CDS encoding type II secretion system protein GspG, whose translation MRASTGKGILRRNSGFTLLEIMVVIVILGLLAAIVVPKLIGRTEEAKRTQTRIQIKNVEQALQLFKLDNGFYPSTEQGLSALVRNPEIGRVPKNYRKGGYLDRVPTDPWANAYVYVSPGAERDYEISSYGGDGVPGGEGEDGDIHSWDAQ comes from the coding sequence ATGCGCGCATCGACCGGCAAGGGAATTCTCCGGAGGAACTCCGGGTTCACCCTTCTGGAAATCATGGTCGTCATCGTGATCCTGGGCCTTCTGGCGGCCATCGTGGTCCCCAAGCTGATCGGGAGGACCGAGGAGGCCAAGCGGACCCAGACCCGGATCCAGATCAAGAACGTCGAGCAGGCGCTCCAGCTGTTCAAGCTCGACAACGGGTTCTACCCCTCCACGGAGCAGGGGCTCTCCGCGCTGGTTCGGAACCCGGAGATCGGCAGGGTCCCGAAGAACTACCGCAAGGGAGGATACCTCGACCGCGTCCCGACCGACCCCTGGGCGAACGCCTACGTGTACGTCTCCCCCGGCGCGGAGCGGGACTACGAGATCAGCTCCTACGGCGGGGACGGCGTGCCGGGCGGGGAAGGCGAGGATGGCGACATCCACTCCTGGGACGCGCAATAG
- a CDS encoding type II secretion system protein GspE, with translation MSQSTDQRPPSDSPEYTPEVGLLGKIPIGYARRHLLLPCTGPEGELVLLAGDPSDSFAIDETRFLVGPVRVVPIPPETILRMIDSAYEKVQTPEREIVEGLSGEWELDVEAAIEETRDLLESPDEGPVIKFVHSLIFRAIRERSSDIHVEPYEKELAIRNRIDGVLYPMVTAPRKWHAPVVSRIKVMAGLDIAERRLPQDGRIRIRVGGKEIDIRISVVPTSFGERTVLRILDRSSLLLGLEDVGLDPGDLSTMLRILSRSNGILLVTGPTGSGKTTTLYGALRRLDSGTKNIITIEDPVEYQIRGIGQIQVNPKIHLTFASGLRSILRQDPDIIMVGEIRDPETAVIAIQASLTGHLVLSTLHTNDSASAVTRLVDMGIEPFLVASSLTAVIAQRLVRRLCFDCRVPYSPSPEQWREIGLAGSPSGSFYQAPGCPACMSTGYRGRAGIFEILVVDDRLRALILTRADSEGIREHALARGMRTILASGAAKVREGITSVEEVLRVTREE, from the coding sequence ATGAGCCAGTCGACGGACCAGCGACCGCCCTCCGATTCCCCGGAGTATACGCCGGAGGTCGGGCTGCTCGGGAAGATCCCGATCGGGTATGCCCGAAGGCACCTGCTCCTCCCCTGCACGGGGCCGGAGGGGGAGCTCGTCCTGCTCGCTGGGGACCCGTCCGATTCGTTCGCGATCGACGAGACCCGCTTCCTCGTCGGGCCGGTCCGGGTCGTTCCGATCCCGCCCGAGACGATCCTGCGGATGATCGACTCCGCCTACGAGAAGGTCCAGACCCCCGAGCGGGAGATCGTGGAGGGGCTCTCCGGGGAGTGGGAGCTCGACGTCGAGGCGGCCATCGAGGAGACCCGGGACCTGCTCGAGTCGCCCGACGAGGGACCGGTGATCAAGTTCGTCCACTCCCTGATCTTCCGGGCGATCCGGGAGCGCAGCAGCGACATCCACGTGGAGCCCTACGAGAAGGAGCTGGCGATCCGCAACCGGATCGACGGGGTCCTCTACCCGATGGTCACGGCGCCCCGGAAGTGGCACGCCCCCGTGGTCTCCCGGATCAAGGTGATGGCAGGCCTGGACATCGCCGAGCGGCGTCTCCCCCAGGACGGGCGGATCCGGATCCGGGTCGGGGGGAAGGAGATCGACATCCGCATTTCGGTCGTCCCCACCTCGTTCGGCGAGCGGACGGTGCTGCGGATCCTCGACCGGTCGAGCCTGCTGCTCGGGCTGGAGGATGTCGGGCTCGACCCCGGCGACCTCTCCACCATGCTGCGGATCCTCTCCCGCTCGAACGGGATCCTGCTGGTCACCGGCCCCACCGGGTCGGGAAAGACCACGACCCTCTACGGCGCGCTGCGCCGCCTCGACTCGGGGACCAAGAACATCATCACCATCGAGGACCCGGTCGAGTACCAGATCCGGGGGATCGGCCAGATCCAGGTGAACCCGAAGATCCATCTCACCTTCGCCTCGGGCCTTCGGTCGATCCTTCGCCAGGACCCCGACATCATCATGGTCGGGGAGATCCGGGACCCCGAGACGGCCGTGATCGCGATCCAGGCTTCGCTCACCGGCCACCTGGTGCTCTCCACCCTGCACACGAACGACTCGGCCTCCGCGGTGACCCGCCTGGTCGACATGGGGATCGAGCCGTTCCTGGTCGCCTCCTCCCTCACGGCGGTGATCGCCCAGCGGCTGGTCCGGCGTCTCTGCTTCGACTGCCGGGTCCCCTATTCCCCGTCCCCGGAGCAGTGGAGGGAGATCGGGCTGGCCGGATCGCCCTCGGGGAGCTTTTACCAGGCCCCCGGATGCCCCGCCTGCATGAGCACCGGCTACCGGGGCCGCGCCGGGATCTTCGAAATCCTGGTCGTCGACGACCGGCTCCGGGCGCTCATCCTGACCCGGGCCGACTCGGAAGGGATCCGGGAGCATGCCCTGGCCAGGGGGATGCGGACGATCCTGGCGTCGGGCGCCGCGAAGGTCCGCGAAGGGATCACCTCCGTGGAGGAGGTCCTCCGCGTCACGCGGGAGGAGTAG
- a CDS encoding type II secretion system protein GspD, with protein MRKMVLAAAALWLITSGARAAEESPPAGQSPPAVQTPTSTEVQSPPAVQTPTSPEAGTPSAGPPPAAPATQGEAPIPESPAPGPAADNQSQPTPRTPVYLSMDFTDVDLPVLIKFISEQTKKNFIFDERVQGKITIISPRRITLEEAYNVFLSVLHVKGFATVEQENTIKIVLMRDAKQESMPTEREGSDAPGSKVVTRLIPLQYVDVGDVVALLTPMISKDGLLTSFPTSNLLIVIDSRSNIDRLMKILAELDQEGTGSTLRIFPLRHASAAEVARMLDSLYQQAGAPQVPGARGRVLPGRARGNVPKFLPDTRTNSLLALAVPDVLNDVEDLIRRLDIPTPENTGKINVYYLENATAEETAKVLSSLSDSSSAARSTVPGQPPGTIKGVITAELEGGVKITADKATNSLIVIASPNDYQTLVEVIKKLDIRRRQVYVEALVMEINLDKGRDLGVEFRGAAETGRSGAVLGGTNFDFQGNLNALLASLATGNPLLFSGTGLIAAGIAGNVVLPDGTEIPAITAVLRAAQSRDNVNVLSSPHLLTLDNKEAEIIIAENIPFITSQSRDSTNLANVINTVERKDVGIILRITPHIHESEFVNLEIYQESSAVKGDTLLALSTVGPTTTKRSAKTSVLVKNGDTVVIGGMMQETFNKLERKIPLLGDIPLLGNLFKFQSVSRKKTNLLLFLTPRVIVNPADMTKITGDQQGRMDRFIEQHKGEIERIFPERAPTEKP; from the coding sequence ATGCGAAAGATGGTCCTGGCTGCGGCGGCCCTCTGGCTGATCACCTCAGGCGCACGGGCGGCCGAGGAGTCCCCTCCCGCGGGGCAATCGCCCCCGGCGGTGCAGACCCCGACCTCCACGGAGGTGCAATCACCCCCGGCGGTGCAGACTCCGACCTCCCCGGAGGCGGGAACCCCCTCGGCCGGACCCCCTCCGGCCGCCCCGGCGACGCAGGGCGAGGCCCCGATCCCCGAGTCGCCGGCCCCGGGACCCGCAGCCGACAACCAGTCGCAGCCCACCCCCCGCACCCCGGTCTACCTCTCGATGGATTTCACCGACGTGGACCTTCCGGTGCTGATCAAGTTCATCAGCGAGCAGACGAAGAAAAACTTCATCTTCGACGAGCGGGTGCAGGGAAAGATCACGATCATCTCCCCCCGCAGGATCACCCTCGAGGAGGCCTACAACGTCTTCCTGTCGGTCCTCCACGTCAAGGGCTTCGCCACGGTGGAGCAGGAGAACACGATCAAGATCGTGCTGATGCGGGACGCCAAGCAGGAGAGCATGCCCACCGAACGGGAGGGGAGCGACGCGCCGGGCTCAAAGGTCGTTACCCGCCTGATCCCTCTCCAATACGTCGACGTGGGGGATGTCGTCGCCCTGCTGACCCCGATGATCTCGAAGGACGGGCTGCTGACCTCCTTTCCCACCTCGAACCTCCTGATCGTGATCGACTCCCGGTCGAACATCGACCGGCTCATGAAGATCCTGGCGGAGCTCGACCAGGAGGGAACCGGGAGCACGCTGCGGATCTTCCCGCTCCGGCATGCCTCCGCCGCGGAGGTCGCCCGGATGCTCGACTCGCTCTACCAGCAGGCGGGCGCCCCGCAGGTCCCCGGAGCCCGCGGACGGGTCCTGCCGGGAAGGGCCCGGGGGAACGTGCCGAAGTTCCTCCCGGACACCCGGACGAACAGTCTCCTCGCCCTCGCGGTCCCGGACGTGCTGAACGACGTGGAGGACCTGATCCGCAGGCTCGACATCCCGACCCCGGAGAACACCGGGAAGATCAACGTCTACTACCTGGAGAACGCCACCGCCGAGGAGACCGCCAAGGTCCTCTCGTCGCTCTCGGATTCGTCGTCGGCCGCAAGGTCCACCGTCCCCGGCCAGCCTCCGGGCACGATCAAGGGGGTCATCACGGCGGAGCTGGAGGGGGGAGTCAAGATCACGGCCGACAAGGCGACCAACTCCCTGATCGTCATCGCCTCGCCGAACGACTACCAGACGCTGGTCGAGGTCATCAAGAAGCTCGACATCCGGCGCCGGCAGGTCTACGTGGAGGCGCTGGTCATGGAGATCAACCTGGACAAGGGGCGCGACCTCGGCGTGGAATTCCGCGGCGCCGCGGAAACGGGGAGGAGCGGGGCGGTCCTGGGAGGGACGAACTTCGACTTCCAGGGGAACCTGAACGCCCTGCTCGCGTCGCTGGCCACCGGGAACCCGCTCCTCTTCTCCGGGACCGGGCTGATCGCGGCCGGGATCGCCGGGAACGTCGTGCTCCCGGACGGGACGGAGATCCCCGCGATCACGGCGGTCCTGCGCGCCGCCCAAAGCCGGGACAACGTGAACGTGCTCTCCTCCCCGCATCTGCTGACGTTGGACAACAAGGAGGCGGAGATCATCATCGCCGAGAACATCCCGTTCATCACCAGCCAGTCGCGGGACAGCACGAACCTCGCGAACGTCATCAACACCGTGGAGCGCAAGGACGTCGGGATCATCCTGCGAATCACCCCCCATATCCACGAGAGCGAGTTCGTGAACCTGGAGATCTACCAGGAGTCCTCCGCCGTGAAGGGAGACACCCTCCTTGCGCTCTCCACCGTCGGGCCCACGACCACGAAGCGCTCCGCGAAGACCAGCGTCCTCGTGAAGAACGGCGACACCGTGGTGATCGGCGGGATGATGCAGGAGACCTTCAACAAGCTGGAGCGAAAGATCCCGCTCCTGGGGGACATCCCTCTCCTGGGGAACCTCTTCAAGTTCCAGTCGGTCTCCAGGAAGAAGACGAACCTGCTCCTTTTCCTCACCCCGCGCGTCATCGTGAACCCGGCCGACATGACGAAGATCACCGGAGACCAGCAGGGAAGGATGGACCGGTTCATCGAACAGCACAAGGGGGAGATCGAGAGGATCTTCCCGGAGAGGGCCCCCACGGAGAAGCCATGA
- a CDS encoding secondary thiamine-phosphate synthase enzyme encodes MVHTGKFVLSTKGFCDIVDVTGKVAAEAENSGIENGSVTVFCPGSTCSVTTIEYEPGVVSDLARVIETLVPSNVPYEHDRRWGDGNGFSHVRAALLKPSLTIPFLKKKMALGTWQQIVFIDFDNRKRSREIIVQVIGE; translated from the coding sequence ATGGTGCACACGGGAAAGTTCGTGCTCTCCACGAAGGGGTTCTGCGACATCGTCGACGTCACCGGGAAGGTGGCCGCGGAGGCGGAGAACTCCGGCATCGAGAACGGGTCGGTCACCGTATTCTGCCCCGGGTCCACCTGTTCCGTCACCACGATCGAGTACGAGCCCGGGGTGGTCAGCGACCTCGCCCGGGTGATCGAGACGCTCGTCCCGTCGAACGTCCCCTACGAGCACGACCGGCGCTGGGGCGACGGAAACGGATTCTCCCACGTCCGGGCGGCCCTGCTGAAACCTTCCCTCACCATCCCATTTTTGAAGAAGAAAATGGCACTCGGGACCTGGCAGCAGATCGTCTTCATCGATTTCGACAATCGAAAGAGATCGCGGGAGATCATCGTCCAGGTGATCGGGGAATAG
- a CDS encoding 4Fe-4S ferredoxin, which translates to MSGSQCCPSSRTIAYDDKPDQGGTEAARVPSELRQWPIQLHLVSPAAPYFQGAEVLLAADCVPFAVGSFHQDMLKGKALAIACPKLDGGQEAYAEKLKGLFEESNIKSLTVAIMEVPCCRGLAQMAINAWEESSRKVPVKAVVVGLRGDVLQEDWLRI; encoded by the coding sequence ATGAGCGGTTCCCAGTGTTGCCCGAGTTCCAGGACGATTGCGTACGACGACAAACCGGACCAGGGGGGTACGGAGGCCGCCCGGGTCCCTTCGGAGCTTCGCCAGTGGCCGATCCAGCTCCACCTGGTCTCCCCGGCCGCTCCCTACTTCCAGGGAGCGGAGGTGCTCCTGGCCGCCGACTGCGTCCCGTTCGCCGTCGGGAGCTTCCACCAGGACATGCTCAAGGGGAAGGCGCTCGCCATCGCCTGTCCGAAGCTCGACGGCGGGCAGGAGGCCTACGCCGAGAAGCTCAAGGGATTGTTCGAGGAGTCGAACATCAAGTCGCTCACCGTCGCCATCATGGAGGTCCCCTGCTGCCGGGGACTGGCGCAGATGGCGATCAACGCCTGGGAGGAGAGCTCCCGGAAGGTGCCGGTCAAGGCGGTGGTCGTCGGGCTGCGCGGGGATGTCCTCCAGGAGGATTGGCTCCGGATCTGA
- a CDS encoding cell filamentation protein Fic yields the protein MNNYIYDLPDWPRFRWNQEAIFPRLTAVRHKQDRLIGRMQALGFTLRKEAELRTLTLEVLKSSEIEGEILDKDQVRSSVARRLGVDIGALTPEDRKVEGVVEMVLDATRNYDKPLTRERLFGWHASLFPTGYSGLRKINAGTWRDASMEVVSGPLGHERVHFEGPPADRIEREMTAFLDWFNGGDGTDLVLRACIAHLWFVTIHPFDDGNGRIARAIADMTLARSEQSPQRFYSMSAQMRQERNAYYGGLEQTQKGTLDITERLDWFLGCLERSFDEAERTLAEVFRKARFWGSHGGASFNERQNLMLNKLLDGIEGKLTSSKWAKMAKCSQDTALRDIVDLVDRGILAKDPAGGRSTSYSLLQPE from the coding sequence ATGAACAACTATATCTACGATTTGCCGGACTGGCCTCGATTCCGTTGGAACCAGGAAGCCATCTTCCCACGACTTACCGCGGTCCGCCACAAACAGGATCGGCTGATCGGAAGGATGCAGGCACTGGGATTTACTCTCCGGAAAGAAGCCGAGTTGCGTACGCTGACGCTGGAAGTCCTTAAGTCCAGCGAAATCGAAGGGGAGATCCTGGACAAGGATCAGGTGCGTTCCTCCGTCGCCCGGCGGCTGGGCGTGGACATCGGCGCCTTGACGCCGGAAGACAGGAAGGTCGAGGGTGTGGTCGAGATGGTGCTTGACGCCACGCGTAACTACGACAAGCCTCTGACCCGGGAAAGACTGTTCGGTTGGCACGCGTCGCTGTTTCCGACCGGCTACAGCGGCCTCAGGAAGATCAACGCCGGCACCTGGCGGGATGCTTCCATGGAGGTCGTCTCCGGACCGCTCGGCCACGAACGCGTACATTTCGAGGGGCCGCCTGCCGACCGGATCGAGCGAGAAATGACGGCCTTCCTCGATTGGTTCAACGGAGGCGACGGGACGGATCTTGTGCTGCGCGCGTGCATCGCGCACCTGTGGTTCGTGACCATACACCCCTTCGACGACGGCAACGGGCGCATCGCCCGAGCTATCGCAGACATGACGCTTGCCCGCTCGGAGCAAAGCCCACAGAGGTTCTACAGCATGTCGGCCCAGATGCGGCAGGAACGGAACGCCTACTACGGGGGGTTGGAACAGACGCAGAAGGGAACGCTTGACATCACGGAGCGCCTGGACTGGTTCCTGGGGTGCCTGGAACGCTCCTTCGACGAAGCGGAGAGAACGCTTGCCGAGGTGTTCCGGAAGGCCCGTTTCTGGGGCTCCCATGGCGGAGCATCGTTCAACGAGCGGCAAAACTTGATGCTCAACAAGTTGCTGGACGGGATAGAAGGCAAACTGACCTCGTCGAAATGGGCGAAGATGGCAAAGTGTTCGCAGGATACGGCCTTGCGCGACATCGTCGACCTCGTGGACCGCGGAATCCTGGCGAAGGACCCGGCCGGGGGCCGAAGTACAAGCTACTCGCTGCTCCAACCGGAATAG
- a CDS encoding glutamine--tRNA ligase — MQTPEGTDRKDFLREIVRQDTRDGRHGGRVVTRFPPEPNGYLHIGHAKSICLNFGIAEEFGGICHLRFDDTNPETEDVKYVESIQRDVRWLGFDWKDKLFFASDYSGRLYEFAVRLIRDGKAYVDSQSEEEIRANRGTVTEPGTESPYRGRTVEENLDLFARMRAGEFPDGAHVLRGRVDMSAANMKMRDPLLYRIRHATHYRTGDSWCLYPMYDFAHPLSDAIEGITHSNCTLEFENNRAVYDWLLDCLFAEPRPHQYEFARLNLDYAVMSKRKLLQLAEEGLVTGWDDPRMPTIAGMRRRGYTPEGIRLFAERIGVDKANSRVSMEILEDAIRDDLNARAPRVMAVLRPLKVTIGNYPEGKVEWLEAGYWPRDIDREGSRKVPLSRVIHIERTDFLEDPPADWIRLKPGGEVRLRNGYFIRCESVEKDPATGEVAALRCSYDPASLGAPSKGPRKKTTAVQWVSAAHALRAEVRLYDRLFTEADPESAGEERGFRDFLNPASVEILTGCMLEPGLADALPGERFQFLRHGYFIADETDSRPGAPVFNRIVGLKDRYRAGTAQPGRE, encoded by the coding sequence ATGCAGACCCCGGAAGGAACGGACCGGAAGGATTTTCTCCGGGAAATCGTCCGGCAGGACACGCGGGACGGCCGCCACGGCGGCCGGGTCGTGACCCGCTTTCCCCCCGAGCCGAACGGCTACCTCCACATCGGCCACGCCAAGTCGATCTGCCTGAACTTCGGCATCGCGGAGGAGTTCGGCGGGATCTGCCACCTCCGGTTCGACGACACCAACCCGGAAACCGAGGACGTGAAGTATGTCGAGTCGATTCAGCGCGACGTGCGCTGGCTCGGTTTCGATTGGAAGGACAAGCTCTTCTTCGCTTCCGACTATTCCGGGCGGCTCTATGAATTCGCCGTCCGGCTGATCCGGGACGGCAAGGCCTACGTGGACAGCCAGAGCGAGGAGGAGATCCGGGCGAACCGGGGAACCGTCACCGAGCCGGGGACCGAAAGCCCGTACCGCGGCCGCACCGTGGAGGAGAACCTCGACCTCTTCGCCCGGATGCGGGCCGGGGAGTTCCCCGACGGGGCGCATGTGCTGCGCGGCAGGGTGGACATGTCGGCGGCCAACATGAAGATGCGCGACCCGCTCCTCTACCGGATCCGGCACGCCACACACTACCGCACCGGCGACTCCTGGTGCCTCTACCCGATGTACGACTTCGCCCACCCGCTCTCCGACGCGATCGAGGGGATCACCCACTCGAACTGCACGCTGGAGTTCGAGAACAACCGGGCGGTCTACGACTGGCTGCTCGACTGCCTCTTCGCCGAGCCGAGGCCCCACCAGTACGAGTTCGCCCGCCTGAACCTCGACTACGCGGTAATGAGCAAGCGCAAGCTGCTTCAGCTGGCGGAGGAGGGTCTGGTCACGGGGTGGGACGATCCGAGGATGCCGACGATCGCCGGGATGCGGCGGCGCGGGTACACCCCGGAGGGGATCCGCCTCTTCGCGGAGCGGATCGGCGTGGACAAGGCGAACAGCCGGGTCAGCATGGAGATCCTGGAGGACGCGATCCGGGACGACCTGAACGCCCGCGCCCCCCGCGTCATGGCGGTCCTTCGCCCCCTCAAGGTGACGATCGGAAACTACCCGGAGGGGAAGGTCGAGTGGCTCGAGGCCGGATACTGGCCCCGCGACATCGACCGGGAGGGCTCCAGGAAGGTTCCGCTCTCACGGGTAATCCATATCGAACGGACCGATTTCCTCGAGGATCCCCCCGCCGACTGGATCCGGCTCAAACCGGGCGGGGAGGTGCGGCTGCGCAACGGCTACTTCATCCGCTGCGAATCGGTCGAAAAGGACCCGGCCACGGGGGAGGTGGCCGCTCTTCGGTGCAGCTACGACCCGGCCTCCCTCGGGGCGCCGTCGAAGGGGCCGCGGAAAAAAACCACCGCCGTCCAGTGGGTCTCGGCCGCGCATGCGCTTCGGGCCGAGGTGCGTCTCTACGACCGGCTCTTCACCGAGGCGGACCCGGAAAGCGCGGGGGAGGAGAGGGGTTTCCGGGATTTCCTGAACCCGGCCTCGGTGGAGATCCTCACGGGCTGCATGCTCGAGCCGGGGCTTGCGGACGCCTTGCCCGGCGAACGCTTCCAGTTCCTGCGCCACGGGTACTTCATCGCCGACGAGACCGACTCGCGCCCCGGGGCTCCTGTCTTCAACCGGATCGTCGGCCTGAAGGACCGGTACAGGGCGGGGACGGCGCAGCCGGGCCGGGAGTAG